A genomic segment from Ruegeria sp. TM1040 encodes:
- a CDS encoding AAA family ATPase, which translates to MTSGISQTEAVPIAACTISRDVQNFDLLIEDMEAVMGEAWGDLGFTESLAFFYQPEAETLEFVALAIDAEDEDNLPLMIEIITQAKSRNIKVILVAEDVTPAALHKLLRQGADEFIPYPLPEQELAAAIDRLRKPEEAPAPAAAPQRAHKLHADSQREGAVIVTQGLAGGTGASTFAVNLAWELAELNSGDRPSVCLLDLDLQTGSVSTYLDLPRREAVMEMLSETEAMDEDIFGQSLISFQDKLQVLTSPADMVPLEFITPEDILRVVEMARSHFDFVVIDMPHTMVQWTETVLNLAHVYFAMIELDMRSAQNALRVKRALQSEDLPFEKLRFLLNRAPRFTDLNGKSRVKRLAESLGISIDVQLPDGGKAILHSCDHGQPLAISAPKNPLRKEIAKLAKNLHELGQAEAEAA; encoded by the coding sequence ATGACGAGTGGGATTTCGCAAACGGAGGCTGTGCCGATCGCAGCCTGCACAATCAGTCGAGACGTTCAGAACTTCGATCTGCTGATCGAAGACATGGAAGCGGTTATGGGCGAGGCTTGGGGCGACCTTGGCTTTACTGAATCGCTCGCGTTTTTCTATCAACCCGAAGCCGAAACTCTGGAGTTCGTGGCGCTTGCGATTGACGCGGAGGATGAGGACAATCTTCCGCTGATGATAGAGATCATCACCCAGGCCAAATCCCGCAACATCAAGGTCATTCTGGTGGCAGAGGATGTGACGCCCGCCGCGCTGCACAAACTGCTGCGCCAAGGCGCGGATGAATTCATCCCCTACCCTCTGCCGGAACAGGAACTTGCGGCCGCCATTGACCGCTTGCGTAAACCCGAAGAGGCGCCCGCACCCGCAGCGGCGCCACAGCGGGCACATAAGTTGCATGCAGACAGCCAGCGCGAAGGCGCTGTGATCGTGACGCAGGGACTTGCCGGGGGGACCGGTGCGTCCACATTTGCCGTCAACCTCGCCTGGGAGCTTGCGGAGCTCAACTCGGGCGATCGCCCCTCTGTGTGCCTGCTTGATCTCGACCTGCAAACCGGCTCGGTGTCGACCTATCTCGACCTTCCGCGCCGCGAGGCGGTGATGGAGATGCTGAGCGAAACCGAAGCCATGGATGAGGACATCTTTGGCCAATCCCTGATTTCCTTTCAGGACAAGCTGCAGGTGCTCACGTCTCCGGCCGATATGGTGCCGCTGGAGTTCATCACGCCCGAAGATATTTTGCGGGTGGTTGAGATGGCACGGAGCCACTTTGATTTTGTGGTCATCGACATGCCGCACACAATGGTGCAGTGGACCGAAACGGTGCTGAACCTCGCGCATGTCTATTTTGCGATGATCGAACTGGATATGCGCTCGGCGCAGAACGCCTTGCGCGTCAAACGGGCCCTTCAGTCCGAAGACCTGCCCTTTGAAAAACTGCGTTTCCTGCTCAACAGAGCCCCGAGATTCACCGACCTCAACGGCAAAAGCCGGGTGAAGCGCCTTGCTGAAAGTCTTGGCATTTCTATCGACGTGCAACTCCCGGATGGCGGAAAAGCGATCCTGCACAGCTGTGATCATGGCCAACCGCTGGCGATCTCTGCCCCCAAGAACCCTCTGCGCAAGGAAATCGCCAAGCTGGCGAAGAACCTGCATGAGCTGGGACAGGCAGAGGCGGAAGCCGCCTAA